The Parambassis ranga chromosome 13, fParRan2.1, whole genome shotgun sequence genome contains the following window.
ACAGACCAATAATGAGCCAGCAGAGGTGATTTCATTAGAAGAGGCATCTATCTGGGTCTGATCCAGAACCAAAACAAACCTTGATGAAGATTAAGAATCCCCCTTAAAAAAACTCTCTGGTAAACCTGCTGCAGTTCAAACCCGGACATCACCGTCTGCACAGGCACCAGAGGAATTTTAATGAAGTTCCTGCTAAAATACGCATTTTTCAAACATCATAAAATAGAGTTTGGATCTAAAAAACTGAACTCTTCTATGTCGGGGAATTTGAACTgtggacagaaacagcagctggagacaCAGAAGCCGAGTTTTTCAAAGTGTGTGACTGACATCTAGTGGAAAACATGAACAATTAACCCCCCAAAACACAGCATAATACTACACTGTATGCATTTAGAAtgagataataataatttataataataatttcagtAGTTTAAAGCAAATTATTGTTAATAAGAATGTTAAAATATGAGTGAGCTTTTAATTACAGTCACtcaataataaacacatgacaaatacATGGAGTCGGTGTTTTTGGACATGCAGGAGTATCACTGTTGAGAACTTGGATTAGCTGCTGTTATCGCCACCCTCTCACagtgaagcagaggtggaggctgTAACTTGACCTTGGCTCTTAATGGCTGTGTGACAACGGTGCCCCGTCCCACTGGCCTGTCTGCCCCTCTGTTGTGTCTATTTATAATGTCCAGACACAGTGCAGAGGTTAGTCAGAGGTGCCGGCGAACGCAGGAGCAACAAAGGGTGAGAAATTCTGCTCGTATTGTTCCTCTGTTCACTTTTGTCTCTCTAAAacttatcttcttcttcttttcttaacttcttttttttatttagatgaTCTCATATTTCTATCTTCACAATGGTGAgtgcatttatttgtattttttgacCTAATTtctatgacaaaaaaaaataaaaataaataatttatttatatactaGAATTTGCATGGCCTGAACTTTTCGcctgctgcttctctgtttaGGTGAAAAGCTCTAAGATGCCAGTGAGTCATCATCAGCACTGTGACAAGTGCTATGATGGCCACTGTCAGTTTCCGGTGCTGATCTCCGTTTCCTGCGCCATCATCAAGTGTTGTAAAAACTGCGGTGCCACTTTCCACATGTGCAAGCAGGAGGAGCACCAGCTCCTCTGCCCGAATGAGACCGCTCCATGCCTCAACGCGGGCTACGGCTGTCCTCTCACCATGCCACGCCACAGGCTGGCCAAGCACTTAGAGGTGTGCCCGGCCAGCGTGGTGTGCTGCTCTCAGGAGTGGAACCGTTGGCCTGTTTCAGAGGTGGATTTGACCTTTTACAGAACAGTTTCTGCAAACCCTCTGACAAACCTTGAGGAAAACCTTGATGTTTCCTTAGCTTTCAGGGATCAAGAGCTGCTCTTTCAAGCCATcaaaatgaagaatatttttCCTGAGCTGATGGTGGAGGACTCTGTCCTTCAGAATATTTCTGCTGGGGTCAGGAGTCCAGCAGAGGAAGCCTCCTTCTCCTCAGATTGTGGTGAATTTACAGAAAATGGCTTTGAaaacaaggaagaaaaagaactgagtcaggaggaaagagaggttTTGGCAAAAAGCATGGATGTGACGGCTATTCAAAATTACAGCACCTGGGAGAAAATATTCAACAAGGAGAAAGAGGGATGcaagcaaactgtcaaaaacctgaacagagaagaaaggggcagagaacaggaagaaCAGAAATCATCAAGAAgtcagagagagacaagaggttCACGCCAGGAGGAAGACAGCACCGCAGCGGCTGGCGGAAGCACAGATGGTGCAACCGGCTTTGCACCGTGGCAGGATGGAGTCCTTGAAAGGCTGGGCAGAGAAGTGAACATTGCAGAATACAACATGTATCTGGTGCACAATGGGGCCATGCTGATTAACTTTGGCCAAATTCCTGCTTGCACGCCAAGAGAGAAGGATTTTGTTTATGGGAATCTGGAGCCCATCGAGGTGAAAACCATCCGCTCCTTTAATGTTCCCACCAGCTATCGGGCAAAGCGGATTCACATGAAGGACCCCACTCGTAAGCCCATGACCGTGCACCGCAGTGTGGACACCTCAGATCTGGGTGTTGAGGATCTTCCAAAGAGTGAAGAGGTTAGCATGACTCTTCTTTGCTGCCTGGAGAAGGAACTGAAGGGACATTCGATCTCGGAGAGCACGGGGACAGACGGCCTTTACGTTGACATAGGCACACAAACGTACAGCTTTCCCTCTGCTCCCTTTCAAACTGATGCATGCCTGGCTGATGTCATAGCAGACCGACCTTGTGGTCTCTATGTGCATGTTGAAGCTGAGTCCGTCACCAGAAGACACAACAAAACAAGCTCAGCCTTCAGCTACACGTGCGGCCACTTCTTCCGCCGTGACGAATACCGCTCTCACTTCAGGAATGTGCACTCTGACATACAGGCCTCTCTAAACGGCTGGTTCCAGCAGCGCTGTCCTTTAGCATACCTCGGCTGTACTTTCACCCAGATGAGGTTCTGCCCTGCAGGTCATCAGGCCACAATCAAATTCTGCCAGGATGTCAGCACCTTTGTACTGCAGCCACACATTCCTCCATGTCTGTATGAAAGCGTGAAGGCCCTCAGGGCTCGGAGGAACGGAGCGGACCCCCTGAGCAGACTGCCCCTGGAGATCCTTCAGCATATAGCTGGTTACCTTGACAGTTTTACATTGTCTCAGCTGTCACAGGTCTCCTGTCTGATGAGAGAGGTGTGTGCCACACTGCTGCAGGAGAGAGGGATGGTCTCCCTTAAGTGGGAGAAAAAGACATATTCCACTGGAGGAAGTTCCTGGAAGTGTCGAAAGAAGGCAAGTATCCTCAAGTAAACCATGTCATCATTATTTACTTTACCTGTTGAACCCTTTTGATCTTACCCCTGTACAGGGTGCAGGGAAAGTAAACAGAAGGCCACACTTCTATATCAGGTCCCCTTTGGTACCTGGCACCATTCTGCGAGCTGTCACTGGAAAATCTCAGTCATTCATACAGCATGACAGCTGCTGCATTGTAAACACGCAGAAGGCCTGTCTaacaaaattaaaactaaatcaCTGCTGTGTTAGCAAAAGCTCCCTCTGGATGATTTTTGTAACTGGCATGAtttttcattttagtctttatttgaaagaaaaactgtATTAATGGGCTGTTTGGTTTTACATCAGACGACCAGGGACTGTAAACACAAGCATGAACCCTCCTTCAAGTCACTAATAGGCTTTCTGATGAGCACTTTTGAAGCTCAAGCTTCTTTTTatgcctctgctcctctgctgagcctctgctgcagccagGAAGACCAACACCACCATGGGCAGATATACTGTACAGATCATGTCCACGCTAACAGAGCTAAGAGAAGCTACTACAGAACAGACTGGGTGACATGGAGTCTACATCCACTGATCAAATGTTTATTTGGCCACTGATACGCATGGATGAGAAGAAGACGTTCACATCATTTGACCTATTTATTCGCTCCTATAACACAGCATGATGCACTTTATTTTAACAGATGTAATCGTGCAGGTAGGAACGTTATCAGCAGACCAACACAGAAGTGTGTGCTGACATTTCGAACAATTCTATTTGGAGGTGCACTTCAGGCAGACTTGACACAGAGGCATAAATCACACTTCAGGGTGGGAAGCGTCGGACAatgccatcttggcagcacaACAAACCTCCGGTTATTCCTAATATAGGCGCCTTGTGACCTGAGATGGCACTCTACTGTAACTCAAATCACTCCTGGGCTAATTATGCATAAATATAGCCCTTTATATCATTATAACCAGGAGAGGTTAATACTGTGCAGTAGTCATGACTGAACTGAACTaaagctgcagagacaaaaacatatttatgctgtaatatttttacataaaaGCCTTTTGAGGATTGACTCCCTCTTTGTGGCAGCCTTAAGTGGCCACTTCAGGAACTGCAGTCTGACACTCCAGCGTGGGGCTTCCTGTTTATCTCCTAAAGCAAATCACACtaataaataatgcaaaaaCATCACCCACCTCCCACTTTGCTACAGCGCCTGCATTAGACCTCTAAGCCTGACCTTAAACCTCGTGGCTCATGTGGACGCCTGGAGGTCCAGGAGTCTAAGCCCTGcatgctcctgcagctgcttcagctTTCGTTTTCTACCCACGTGTGTGTGGAATTATGACAATTGAGGTTTAAATTTGAAGTGATTCAGATTCCACCGAACATTCATCATGTTGCTGTAGCATCATCTCCTCATGAGGAGCCTCCGGAATTTGTAGAATTCCTTGAGGTACTTGAGATAAGTGCACATCATCAATCATCAGTAATTACGGTTGCAGGTGCAGCGTATTGAAGAGTTATTAACTGTATGTCAATGGATCTGGCAACGAGGTGGGCATGAAAAAAAGCAGCTCAGTTTCCTTTAGTAACATTTTTTctttagtttaaaaaataaatgcatgtaaagAAAACCTATTTGCTGGAGAGCATAAACACACtataaaagcatgtgtgtgtatttttgcattGACTATCTCTGCACTGCAGTGATCATGGGACAAAGGGCATGCCGGTGATATCAGTGATGTGGAATGGCCTGAGGCTTTGCTGCCAGTAAACATAGTTCTACCATAACAAGTCAGAGATGTGATCATTCATGGAAACACGGGATGTCGATGAGGCTGCGTGGGCAACAGCTGGGCATTTGCTCCTCCACAGTGATTGGCATAATTTGTGTAAATTTGTAATGGATGGAGCCAGGAATAGCATCCTGCCCTGACATGTGATAAAAGTACTGTGTGATCTAGATTCCATGGATATTAAAAATGCATTCATCTTCACAGCCACGTATTCTGTTGCTGCAGTAGTACTGTTGATAGATGCCATGacagcagcctcctcctcctacacctacttcagctcttcctctctttgtgtgtgtgtttttttttatacacaggTTTGGAGGTTCAGCTCTCTGTTTTCCCCTGTGGACAGATGGAGTTTCAGCCAAACTCCTTCCATGTCAGATCACCTAAAAACCTGCTCCTTCTACCAGAGAGAGGAGCGCAAAGAGCCGGTGGCTCTAGCCTGCCTGGGAGAGGTCAGAGAGAAACACGGGGAACTAAAGCACAAGAGATAATGCTGCATGTCCTGGAGTAGAGTAGGCGGATCACAACAGGAGTGATGCCATGTTTAGACACTGAGACATGTAGGCACCTACACAGCTGAAGCAAAGAGCCAGCGCTGTGTGGTAAAGCCCTGCAGACTGTGTGACACTGTCATTTATTGATGTGTTGTTTGAGAAAGGGCCTCATTGCCTGTAAAGAGTGTGTGCCGGATTATTGTTGCTTTTTCCACCTTGTGTTGTTGACAGAGGTAAAGGCATCAGAGTTAGCTgctggccattttaacatggcaaCACTGACATCTACTGGACAAACCCTGAAGTGCCTCACCTGTGTAAAACCATTGACATTTGAATGCTGAGCATAACATCACACATCCTGTTGTATTTGATTTGATACAACAGAGGAAATGAGACGTTATGATGTATAATAAACATCTGGATGCACATTAGTATGCAAACATGGCGTTTTATTTGACTCCAAAAACTGAAAAGGTAACAAATGATCTACTGCATCTGGGACACGTCAGGATTGCGTAGTTTGTTGATTACCTCTGACAGCATTTTGTTGCACAGAGCGGCATACGGATTGAGAGCCACAGCCTGTTGTCGGGCGAATTCGCTTCCGAGCGCAGCTGCCTTCTCAAAATCTGCTCTGGCTTCATCATCCTGGCGCTCTAATCTATGTAACAGGCCTCTTTGCACCAGCGCCTGGCAGGCTGTCCGACCAGTGCCACCGCTCAGAGTGATTGCTTGGTCCAGATCCTGCAGGGCtcctgagaggaagaggagaagagtcAGACACAGGTCATAAAGACTGCAACATTCACTTTGCTTAATATACCTAAACTTGCTTTGTGACACTACACTTACTGTTACTGCTCTGTGATATTGACAAGATTTTACCAGGTATAATAAATAACAGCTGAAAAGCCCTTCTTGTTAGTGCAAGCTCTAAtttaagacacagacacagatgtgaCTGGTGTGAACGAGGTCAAAGTGAGAATGATAGAGTAAACAGAAATAGAATGGTTGAAACTGAAGGTGTGCTTTCTTTGTTAAGCCCTTTCAAGAGGAGGTGAAACACTGACTGTATCTTAACATTGGTATCATTAAGCATCATTTAGGGCTGCAATTGGTCACTACCATAAATCTCATTAATCTCATCAATCTCATCAACAGAAGGGCTCTCTTGTTTCAGCATCACCAGCCAGAGAACCACTGAAGAAACAAAGCATAATGTGGACAATCTTTCCTTCATTTTTgactcaaaaaaacaaaacaaatcattaCTACATGCAGTGGTAGTACAAACATGACCTCGcttgcagtggtggaggaagtactgaagcttggtacttaagtaaaagtacaattacccagcaaaatatatacttaagtaaaagtagaagtgctacatcaacaatcctacttaagtaaaagtcttaagttcttacatttaaatgtacttaaagtattaaaagtaaaagtactcacgcaccgaatatatattattgattttcattgcaaaggatctgaacaggttaaaataatcaaatcaatAATATCAATAAATCATCTTAAAGGTAAGGTAggagccagatttggaaagtaaacacagattaatgttatgattaatggatggacctgtgttagcagacagtagctaactagttataactgagccagagcaccggcatcatgactgaggctcattatagaaacacagctggcagcgtgacaccatctttatgtctgacctcacatcagtccagcacagctgcatgaacacaactgtgttcataaatgtacttgtaactacagacattttaaaatttgtagtggagtagaaagtacagataatagctgcaaaatgtaattgagtaaaagtataaagtatgcactattatttttacttatgtaaagtataaatacatacaaatttacttaagtacagtaacataAGTAAGTACAAATactagttacattccaccactgctcGCTTGTATTACATTTAGCTTGGTAGTTCTTAGATGGTGCTAactacagtcagtgtttcatttcactCTTTCTTAGCTGGTTTGTTAGTATCTACCATGACATAACTC
Protein-coding sequences here:
- the LOC114444794 gene encoding F-box only protein 40, whose product is MVKSSKMPVSHHQHCDKCYDGHCQFPVLISVSCAIIKCCKNCGATFHMCKQEEHQLLCPNETAPCLNAGYGCPLTMPRHRLAKHLEVCPASVVCCSQEWNRWPVSEVDLTFYRTVSANPLTNLEENLDVSLAFRDQELLFQAIKMKNIFPELMVEDSVLQNISAGVRSPAEEASFSSDCGEFTENGFENKEEKELSQEEREVLAKSMDVTAIQNYSTWEKIFNKEKEGCKQTVKNLNREERGREQEEQKSSRSQRETRGSRQEEDSTAAAGGSTDGATGFAPWQDGVLERLGREVNIAEYNMYLVHNGAMLINFGQIPACTPREKDFVYGNLEPIEVKTIRSFNVPTSYRAKRIHMKDPTRKPMTVHRSVDTSDLGVEDLPKSEEVSMTLLCCLEKELKGHSISESTGTDGLYVDIGTQTYSFPSAPFQTDACLADVIADRPCGLYVHVEAESVTRRHNKTSSAFSYTCGHFFRRDEYRSHFRNVHSDIQASLNGWFQQRCPLAYLGCTFTQMRFCPAGHQATIKFCQDVSTFVLQPHIPPCLYESVKALRARRNGADPLSRLPLEILQHIAGYLDSFTLSQLSQVSCLMREVCATLLQERGMVSLKWEKKTYSTGGSSWKCRKKVWRFSSLFSPVDRWSFSQTPSMSDHLKTCSFYQREERKEPVALACLGEVREKHGELKHKR